Proteins found in one Geomonas subterranea genomic segment:
- a CDS encoding YceI family protein, translating to MKTTTCAQLKELLASGALVIDVMTPEDYAACHVAGAHNACIYEMVFLDRIAELVPERNTELILYDATGSRLTAEVARDRLIQAGYHNVSVLEGGLAGLKAAGLPVETGMQPPADAAVADGSYAIDTEKSTLEWIGRNLNNRHHGTVAVHSGELVMRDGRLTAGFIVLDMSSIENRDLQDPYWRDLLVRHLKSEDFFAVERFPTATFRFTRWEPESTEFSEASEGTVFGELTIRGVTRHIGFPAVVAPQQDGSVKAHAHFDIDRTLWDAGYGSGKLFERLGMHLVHDLVTLELFILAVKNDTGGKE from the coding sequence ATGAAGACGACCACTTGTGCACAACTGAAGGAACTGCTCGCCTCCGGCGCCCTCGTCATCGACGTCATGACGCCCGAGGATTACGCGGCCTGCCATGTGGCAGGCGCACATAACGCCTGCATCTACGAGATGGTATTCCTGGACCGCATCGCGGAACTGGTCCCCGAGCGGAACACCGAGCTGATCCTGTACGACGCGACCGGGAGCAGGCTCACCGCCGAGGTGGCGCGGGACCGCTTGATCCAGGCGGGATATCACAATGTTTCCGTGTTGGAAGGAGGACTCGCCGGTCTGAAAGCGGCCGGCCTTCCCGTCGAGACCGGCATGCAACCCCCTGCCGACGCGGCGGTCGCAGACGGCAGCTACGCCATCGACACCGAAAAGAGCACACTGGAGTGGATCGGGCGCAACCTGAACAACCGCCACCACGGTACCGTCGCCGTGCACAGTGGCGAACTGGTCATGCGTGACGGCAGACTCACTGCCGGGTTCATCGTGCTGGACATGAGCAGCATCGAAAACCGCGACCTGCAGGACCCGTACTGGCGCGATCTCCTGGTCAGGCACCTGAAGTCCGAAGACTTCTTCGCCGTCGAGCGCTTTCCCACCGCCACGTTCCGGTTCACCCGCTGGGAGCCCGAAAGTACCGAATTTTCCGAGGCGTCCGAAGGGACCGTGTTCGGCGAGCTCACCATCAGGGGCGTTACCCGTCACATCGGTTTTCCCGCCGTAGTGGCCCCCCAGCAGGACGGCAGTGTCAAGGCCCATGCCCACTTCGACATCGACCGGACCCTTTGGGACGCCGGCTACGGCTCGGGAAAGCTCTTCGAGCGCCTCGGCATGCATCTCGTGCACGACCTGGTCACGCTGGAGCTGTTCATCCTGGCGGTTAAGAATGATACGGGAGGGAAGGAATAG
- a CDS encoding putative bifunctional diguanylate cyclase/phosphodiesterase — translation MKATGRFRLSLRVFILASSLTVSFISFASVLAISSLVYLDTVKNAATRLAYDQAQQLHHSIPLLMGKGTTRQELLSIYNTPIRSGMLGSHSVELYRTPVVEALYGRVELPRDRGVEKVFTSGTVLERREGRLIETIFPLFATQDCLQCHGNARTGTLLGALKVRHDIAPMLRQARQKLFFLFLLLSPIPVLMALFIARLVNARVVPAINELGDKVIQVNSIRDLTRVEFSNVAPGFTELDRIFGEVSKLVEKIRAVSVDKEILELEIQMLEKFIITSEVIRDWKEHVASLLLEINQVVDAYMLFCIFQVGEELYDIEIFWRSHPSEETKKRVEQEVLRKIRSENARLAQSPALQVIHNIASDHTPLALEHGDLELQTKSLILDSPQIGGVVGIGVQSESAWNSTRCLVIDSVLTTLLNVIGSIKAIHKYTKDLEYYATRDPLTNLFNQRVFWELISYEIGRADRHGYSFALLVIDLDNFKHINDTWGHATGDRYLAAFATAVQQALRKGDIFARYGGDEFVILLPESDEEQAALVAARIRNITEDLHVTTPDAAKARATASIGLAMFPLHAVTEKDLFLFADNMTYKAKGEGKNRVSIPTAEDVVEVFRMVGAKARMVQEAVDARRVMPYFQPIVSLGPGKPECCEVLCRIEMNGEVIAAGDFIETAESLGIVGRLDAILLEKAFAMVEEQGYQGNLFVNLSPKSMIINEFLPNIIGLADRYRIDRSRVVFELTERETVKNLTLLEKFVYELKSQGFKFAIDDFGSGFSSFQYIRQFPIDFVKIEGVFVRNMLNDYKDMAFVKTLAILAQEFNISTIAEYIESEEILEAVRSVGIDYAQGFHLGCPSPHLGGKGIEATNRDNKDEGDESNNKDEGDEMDERDERQSALG, via the coding sequence GTGAAAGCCACAGGCCGGTTCCGGCTCTCCCTGAGAGTGTTCATCCTGGCATCATCCCTCACCGTTTCTTTCATCAGCTTCGCTTCCGTTCTCGCCATCTCTTCGCTGGTTTACCTCGACACCGTTAAAAACGCGGCAACGAGACTCGCTTACGACCAGGCGCAGCAGTTACACCACTCGATCCCCTTGCTGATGGGTAAGGGGACCACCCGGCAGGAACTCCTTAGTATCTACAACACACCAATCCGGTCGGGGATGCTGGGGAGCCACTCGGTGGAACTGTATCGGACCCCGGTGGTGGAGGCGCTTTACGGACGGGTGGAGCTTCCCCGGGACCGGGGGGTGGAAAAGGTCTTCACAAGCGGCACGGTACTCGAGCGCAGGGAGGGGCGACTGATCGAAACGATCTTCCCGCTTTTTGCCACCCAGGACTGCCTGCAGTGTCACGGCAACGCCCGCACCGGAACTCTTCTCGGGGCGCTCAAGGTCAGACACGACATCGCGCCGATGCTGCGGCAGGCCCGGCAGAAACTCTTTTTCCTCTTCCTCTTGCTTTCGCCCATCCCGGTACTGATGGCCCTGTTCATCGCACGCCTGGTGAACGCGCGGGTGGTCCCCGCCATCAACGAGCTCGGCGACAAGGTCATCCAGGTTAACAGCATCCGCGACCTGACCCGGGTGGAGTTCTCAAACGTGGCGCCGGGGTTCACGGAGCTGGACCGGATCTTCGGGGAGGTCTCGAAGCTCGTCGAGAAGATACGGGCTGTGTCGGTGGACAAGGAGATCCTGGAGCTTGAGATCCAGATGCTGGAGAAGTTCATCATCACGTCGGAGGTGATCCGGGACTGGAAGGAGCACGTGGCGAGCCTCCTCCTCGAGATCAACCAGGTGGTGGATGCCTACATGCTGTTCTGCATCTTCCAGGTCGGCGAGGAGCTCTACGACATAGAGATATTCTGGCGCTCGCACCCAAGCGAGGAGACCAAAAAGCGGGTCGAGCAGGAGGTGCTGCGCAAGATTCGCAGCGAAAACGCCCGCCTGGCGCAGAGCCCGGCCCTGCAGGTGATCCACAACATCGCCTCCGACCATACACCGCTCGCCCTGGAGCACGGGGACCTGGAGTTGCAGACCAAGTCGCTCATCCTCGATTCCCCGCAGATCGGCGGGGTGGTGGGGATCGGGGTCCAGTCGGAGTCGGCATGGAATTCGACCCGGTGCCTCGTGATCGACAGCGTCCTTACCACGCTTTTGAACGTCATCGGCTCCATCAAGGCGATCCACAAATACACGAAGGATCTCGAATACTACGCAACGCGCGATCCCCTGACGAACCTCTTCAACCAGCGGGTGTTCTGGGAGCTGATCTCATACGAGATCGGACGGGCCGACCGGCACGGCTACAGCTTCGCGCTGCTCGTGATCGACCTGGACAACTTCAAGCACATAAACGACACCTGGGGGCACGCCACCGGCGACCGCTATCTCGCCGCCTTCGCGACCGCGGTCCAGCAGGCCCTGCGCAAGGGGGACATCTTCGCCCGCTACGGCGGCGACGAGTTCGTGATCCTTCTCCCCGAGTCGGACGAGGAGCAGGCCGCGCTGGTGGCGGCGAGGATCCGGAACATCACCGAGGACCTCCACGTCACCACGCCGGACGCGGCCAAGGCGCGGGCCACTGCATCCATCGGGCTCGCCATGTTCCCGCTGCACGCGGTGACGGAAAAGGACCTCTTCCTGTTCGCGGACAACATGACCTACAAGGCCAAAGGGGAAGGGAAAAACCGTGTCAGCATCCCGACCGCCGAGGACGTGGTCGAGGTGTTCAGGATGGTGGGGGCGAAGGCAAGGATGGTGCAGGAGGCGGTAGACGCGCGCAGGGTGATGCCGTATTTCCAGCCCATCGTCTCGCTGGGACCGGGCAAGCCTGAGTGTTGCGAGGTGCTCTGCCGCATCGAGATGAACGGGGAGGTGATCGCGGCCGGCGACTTCATTGAAACCGCCGAGAGTCTTGGCATCGTGGGAAGGCTGGACGCGATACTGCTGGAGAAGGCCTTCGCCATGGTCGAGGAGCAGGGGTACCAGGGGAACCTTTTCGTGAACCTGTCCCCGAAGTCGATGATCATCAACGAGTTCCTGCCCAACATCATCGGTCTCGCGGACAGGTACCGCATCGACCGCAGCAGGGTGGTGTTCGAGCTTACCGAGCGGGAAACGGTGAAAAACCTGACGCTTTTGGAGAAATTCGTCTACGAGCTGAAGTCCCAGGGGTTCAAGTTCGCCATCGATGATTTCGGTTCGGGCTTCTCCTCCTTCCAGTACATACGGCAGTTCCCCATCGATTTCGTGAAGATCGAGGGGGTCTTCGTGAGGAACATGCTGAACGACTACAAGGATATGGCTTTCGTGAAAACACTCGCCATCCTCGCACAGGAGTTCAACATCAGCACCATCGCCGAGTACATCGAGTCGGAGGAGATCCTGGAGGCGGTGAGGAGCGTCGGCATCGATTACGCCCAGGGCTTCCACCTGGGGTGCCCCTCGCCGCACCTCGGGGGAAAGGGAATAGAAGCCACTAACAGGGATAACAAGGATGAAGGGGATGAAAGCAATAACAAGGATGAAGGGGATGAAATGGATGAGAGGGATGAAAGGCAAAGCGCTTTGGGGTAA
- a CDS encoding cytochrome P460 family protein: MRKKFLACVAALSVAGSVAAADRPVAPNGIALYSDYLSWKVIAPSYREDKGQIRIITGNDTAVAALRAGTKPLPDGSVLAKVAWKAEKHPSFPVASEPGAFVQVEFMVKDARKYKDTGGWGFARFVGNQLQPYGKDSSFVAECFGCHTPVAGNDYLFTKLVKVP, translated from the coding sequence ATGAGGAAAAAGTTTCTTGCCTGTGTCGCAGCACTGTCGGTAGCCGGTTCGGTGGCCGCTGCAGACCGGCCGGTCGCTCCCAACGGCATCGCCCTGTATTCGGACTACCTGTCCTGGAAAGTGATCGCCCCCTCCTACCGCGAGGACAAGGGGCAGATCCGGATCATCACCGGAAACGACACTGCGGTTGCGGCCTTGCGTGCCGGAACCAAACCGCTTCCGGACGGCAGCGTTCTTGCGAAGGTCGCCTGGAAGGCGGAGAAACACCCGTCGTTTCCGGTGGCGAGCGAACCGGGGGCGTTCGTGCAGGTGGAGTTCATGGTGAAGGACGCCAGGAAATACAAGGACACGGGAGGATGGGGCTTCGCACGTTTCGTCGGCAACCAGTTGCAGCCTTACGGCAAGGACAGCAGCTTCGTCGCAGAGTGCTTCGGGTGTCATACGCCGGTGGCGGGGAATGACTATCTCTTTACAAAGTTGGTGAAAGTGCCTTGA
- a CDS encoding PocR ligand-binding domain-containing protein codes for MLKRLILIVSLLIASVAPAPAADHLQKTLVVGSEENFPPFSTGSTDDTAGGFAVELWKEVAQEAGLKYTMRVRPWGELLQEFKEGKVDVLVNIATSEERHRYTDFSVPHVTVNGAIFVRKGDSRISSEADLAGKSIIVFKSDLAHEYAISRGWQKQLVLVNDAREGLTLLASGKHDAMLLSKLAGLQTLRELRIDNVRPLEARAGYAQKFTFGVHKGDSDLLAALNEGLALTKADGDYDKLYQKWFGVYEAKEPTFRDMLKYLLPFVLLVACLAIYFLYRRSREREASEAALRESKLRLDTILDNVGAYIFIKDTQYRYSYANRKVCELFGQPEDQIVGKTDAAFFSPESVREIIVSDRPVLEEGLTVKREETNLAAEGELPRSYWTVKLPLRDEQGAIYGICGISTDITELKHLEDELKKKSVELEEQLEEREIAQESLQEQTALLEEQTAMLEEEIEERRRAEVALKQSEETVRHKLKAILEPEGDVGTLELSDIIDCDMLQSMLEDFYRITGMLGAVLDVSGKVLVAVGWQDICTKFHRVHPEACKNCLESDTVLSRGVPIGTYRLYRCKNNMWDMVTPIEVGGRHVGNVFIGQFFYEDDPPDVELFREQARRYGFDETQYLAALDRVPRFTREAADAGMKFYAELTKMVSTLSFTSIKVSRMLAERIHLEEQLRQSQKMEAVGQLAGGVAHDFNNILQVITGYGNMLMMNDSLSSKEQEWVDHILSSSERAAQLTKGLLAFSRKQVINLEPVDLNEVIENFRKFILRVIGEDIHLKTVTYGDQLIVHADVGQLEQVLINLATNARDSMPKGGLLTIETGLQAVESPFDHESGRAESGSYAVITVSDSGSGMDEETRNRIFEPFYTTKEIGKGTGLGMAIVYGIVKQHSGIINVYSEPGHGTTFRIYLPVQEAGPGDADAKSVQLQAPVGGSETILLAEDDAGVRELVVSVLGQYGYRVIEAVDGQDVVEQFAANREEVAMILMDMIMPKKNGKEAYEEISLLQPGVKVLYSSGYTADFIQNRGVSEEGIELIMKPVQPMELLRKVREILDH; via the coding sequence ATGCTCAAACGTCTGATCCTCATCGTTTCTCTTCTCATCGCTTCCGTTGCACCGGCACCGGCCGCCGATCACCTTCAGAAAACGCTCGTGGTAGGAAGCGAGGAGAATTTTCCTCCCTTCTCCACCGGCAGCACCGACGATACCGCCGGCGGCTTTGCCGTGGAACTCTGGAAAGAGGTCGCCCAGGAGGCGGGACTCAAATACACCATGAGGGTCAGGCCGTGGGGCGAACTGCTCCAGGAGTTCAAGGAGGGCAAGGTCGACGTCCTGGTCAACATCGCCACCTCGGAGGAGCGGCATCGCTACACCGATTTCAGCGTCCCCCACGTTACCGTCAACGGCGCCATCTTCGTGCGCAAGGGAGACTCCCGCATCAGCTCCGAGGCGGACCTGGCGGGAAAGTCCATCATCGTGTTCAAATCGGACCTGGCCCACGAGTACGCCATCTCCAGGGGATGGCAAAAACAACTGGTGCTGGTCAACGACGCCCGTGAAGGGCTCACGCTCCTTGCCTCGGGCAAGCACGACGCCATGCTCCTCAGCAAGCTGGCCGGACTCCAGACACTGCGGGAGCTACGCATCGACAACGTGCGGCCCCTGGAAGCCAGGGCGGGGTACGCACAGAAGTTCACCTTCGGCGTGCACAAGGGGGATTCGGACCTCCTCGCCGCGCTGAACGAGGGGCTGGCCCTGACCAAGGCGGACGGCGACTACGACAAGCTGTACCAGAAGTGGTTCGGCGTCTACGAAGCCAAGGAGCCGACCTTCCGGGACATGTTGAAGTACCTGCTTCCCTTCGTGCTCCTGGTGGCGTGCCTCGCCATCTACTTCTTATACAGGCGCAGCCGCGAACGCGAAGCGTCCGAGGCCGCTTTGCGCGAAAGCAAGCTGCGCCTGGACACCATCCTCGACAACGTCGGCGCCTACATCTTCATAAAGGACACCCAGTACCGCTACAGTTACGCGAACCGCAAGGTCTGCGAGCTGTTCGGCCAACCCGAAGACCAGATCGTGGGGAAGACCGACGCCGCGTTCTTCTCTCCGGAATCGGTCCGGGAGATCATCGTCAGCGACCGTCCGGTGCTCGAGGAGGGGCTCACGGTCAAAAGGGAAGAGACCAACCTGGCGGCCGAGGGCGAGCTGCCGCGCAGCTATTGGACGGTCAAGCTCCCGCTTAGGGACGAACAGGGCGCCATATACGGCATTTGCGGCATTTCCACCGACATCACGGAACTGAAGCATCTCGAGGACGAGCTGAAGAAGAAGAGTGTCGAGCTCGAAGAGCAGCTCGAGGAGCGGGAGATCGCCCAGGAGTCGCTGCAGGAGCAGACCGCGCTTCTCGAGGAGCAGACCGCGATGCTGGAAGAGGAGATCGAGGAACGCAGGAGGGCCGAGGTGGCTCTCAAGCAGAGCGAGGAGACCGTCCGGCACAAACTGAAGGCGATCCTGGAACCGGAAGGGGACGTCGGCACCCTGGAACTCTCGGATATCATAGACTGCGACATGCTCCAGTCCATGCTGGAGGATTTCTACAGGATCACCGGGATGCTGGGGGCGGTCCTCGACGTCTCCGGCAAGGTGCTGGTTGCGGTCGGGTGGCAGGATATCTGCACCAAGTTCCACCGGGTCCATCCCGAGGCGTGCAAGAACTGCCTGGAAAGCGACACTGTCCTTTCCAGGGGGGTGCCCATTGGGACCTACAGGCTGTATCGCTGCAAGAACAACATGTGGGACATGGTGACCCCTATCGAGGTGGGGGGGAGGCATGTCGGCAACGTCTTCATCGGGCAGTTCTTCTACGAGGACGATCCGCCCGACGTGGAGCTTTTCCGCGAGCAGGCCAGGCGCTACGGGTTCGACGAGACGCAGTACCTGGCCGCGCTGGACCGGGTGCCCCGTTTCACCAGGGAAGCGGCTGACGCGGGGATGAAATTCTACGCAGAGCTCACCAAGATGGTTTCCACGCTCAGTTTCACCTCGATCAAGGTCTCCAGAATGCTCGCCGAGCGCATCCATCTCGAAGAGCAGCTCCGGCAGTCGCAGAAGATGGAAGCAGTAGGACAACTGGCCGGCGGCGTCGCCCACGACTTCAACAACATCCTGCAGGTGATCACCGGCTACGGAAACATGCTCATGATGAACGACAGCCTCAGCAGCAAGGAGCAGGAATGGGTGGATCACATCCTGTCATCCTCCGAGCGGGCGGCGCAACTTACCAAGGGGTTGCTGGCGTTCAGCCGCAAGCAGGTCATCAACCTGGAACCTGTGGACCTGAACGAGGTCATCGAAAACTTCAGGAAATTCATCCTCAGGGTCATCGGGGAGGACATCCACCTGAAGACGGTCACCTACGGAGACCAGCTCATCGTGCACGCCGACGTGGGGCAACTCGAGCAGGTGCTGATCAACCTGGCGACCAACGCCCGCGATTCCATGCCCAAGGGGGGACTGCTGACCATCGAGACGGGGCTGCAGGCGGTGGAGTCCCCCTTTGACCACGAGTCAGGGCGGGCCGAATCGGGAAGCTACGCCGTGATAACCGTGTCGGACAGCGGCAGCGGCATGGACGAAGAGACCCGCAATAGGATCTTCGAGCCGTTCTATACCACGAAGGAGATCGGCAAGGGGACCGGTCTCGGCATGGCGATCGTCTACGGCATCGTCAAGCAGCATAGCGGGATCATCAACGTCTACAGCGAGCCCGGGCATGGGACCACCTTCAGGATCTACCTGCCGGTGCAGGAGGCCGGACCGGGCGATGCGGATGCCAAGTCCGTGCAACTGCAGGCTCCGGTGGGGGGGAGCGAGACCATCCTGCTGGCCGAGGACGATGCCGGAGTCCGCGAGCTGGTGGTGTCGGTCCTTGGCCAGTACGGTTACCGGGTAATCGAGGCGGTGGACGGGCAGGATGTCGTCGAGCAGTTTGCCGCAAACAGGGAAGAGGTGGCCATGATCCTCATGGACATGATCATGCCGAAAAAGAACGGCAAGGAGGCCTACGAGGAGATCTCGCTGCTGCAGCCGGGGGTGAAGGTGCTGTATTCGAGCGGGTACACTGCGGACTTCATCCAGAACAGAGGGGTGTCGGAAGAGGGTATCGAGCTGATCATGAAACCGGTGCAGCCGATGGAACTTCTGCGCAAAGTCAGGGAAATCCTGGACCACTGA